In a single window of the Actinomycetota bacterium genome:
- a CDS encoding nitroreductase family protein, whose amino-acid sequence MSPRGSSIDSLIRRRRMTRRFAHDALDDGVLAEMLELARRAPSAGFSQGLTLLVLKGPSRTRFFEITGAAEWFAKTSPGVLAAPVVVLVLADPNAYTARYAEGDKAGHGLEDAAMWPVPFWLTDAAMAAQNLLLLAEDRGLGALLFGIFQNAREALAELGVPEGIVGVAAVAIGHRAPDDAPSGSALTRPRRSPGDVVRYDHW is encoded by the coding sequence GTGAGCCCGCGCGGCTCGTCGATCGACTCGCTCATCCGCCGCCGGAGGATGACGCGCCGGTTCGCGCACGACGCGCTGGACGACGGCGTCCTCGCCGAGATGCTCGAGCTCGCGCGGCGTGCGCCTTCGGCCGGGTTCAGCCAGGGGCTCACCCTGCTCGTGCTGAAGGGGCCTTCCCGGACGAGGTTCTTCGAGATCACCGGCGCCGCCGAGTGGTTCGCGAAGACGAGCCCGGGGGTGCTCGCCGCCCCGGTCGTGGTGCTCGTGCTCGCCGACCCGAACGCCTACACCGCCCGCTACGCGGAGGGGGACAAGGCGGGGCACGGCCTGGAGGACGCCGCCATGTGGCCGGTGCCGTTCTGGTTGACCGATGCCGCGATGGCGGCACAGAACCTGCTGCTCCTCGCGGAGGACCGCGGGCTCGGTGCGCTGCTGTTCGGGATCTTCCAGAACGCGCGTGAGGCGCTGGCCGAGCTCGGCGTCCCGGAGGGGATCGTCGGCGTCGCCGCCGTCGCGATCGGTCACCGGGCCCCCGACGACGCCCCGTCCGGATCGGCGCTGACGCGTCCGCGGCGCTCGCCCGGCGACGTCGTGCGCTACGACCACTGGTAG
- a CDS encoding thiolase family protein codes for MANTASDDIWILGITMTKFGKYPDRDTVDLAAEAVMNALADGGVTMKEMGVMAAGCLMGGGGIAQQIQKQVGQTGIPAYNVSNACATGATALRTAIMAVKAGECDMGLAVGVEKLAGAGLLGGGGRAKSDSNTWSPSGRYGAVAPTDGRIGTDTMPGTFAQIGMEYGHKYGGVDFELFARISEKNHAHSTLNPLAAYQKRFTLEEIMNDMMIAYPNTRPMCSANCDGAAAAVVVSGSKLKTLSLEQQRRAVKVSASVLTSDPWEEGCQVLPNVNTLTRNAARTAYDQAGVGPEDLDLVELHDCFATAELVHYDNLVLCAEGGAGDFFRSGATWRDGSTPVNVSGGLQSKGHPIAATGIANIWEVCHHLRGEAGDRQIEGAKVGLAHVIGLGSACGVHILEKSAA; via the coding sequence ATGGCGAACACGGCGTCCGACGACATCTGGATCCTCGGGATCACGATGACCAAGTTCGGCAAGTACCCAGACCGAGACACCGTCGATCTCGCGGCCGAGGCCGTGATGAACGCGCTCGCCGACGGTGGGGTGACGATGAAGGAGATGGGCGTGATGGCCGCCGGGTGCCTGATGGGCGGCGGCGGGATTGCGCAGCAGATCCAGAAGCAGGTGGGCCAGACGGGCATCCCCGCGTACAACGTGTCCAACGCGTGTGCGACGGGAGCCACCGCCCTGCGCACGGCGATCATGGCCGTGAAGGCCGGCGAGTGCGACATGGGCCTCGCGGTCGGTGTCGAAAAGCTCGCCGGGGCGGGTCTGCTCGGCGGCGGGGGACGGGCGAAGAGCGACTCCAACACCTGGTCGCCGAGCGGGCGCTACGGAGCCGTGGCGCCGACCGACGGGCGCATCGGCACCGACACCATGCCGGGCACGTTCGCGCAGATCGGCATGGAATACGGCCACAAGTACGGTGGCGTCGATTTCGAGCTGTTCGCGCGCATCTCCGAGAAGAACCACGCCCATTCGACGCTGAACCCGCTCGCCGCGTACCAGAAGCGGTTCACGCTCGAAGAGATCATGAACGACATGATGATCGCCTACCCCAACACGCGCCCGATGTGCTCGGCCAACTGCGACGGCGCTGCTGCCGCGGTGGTGGTCTCCGGCTCGAAGCTGAAGACCCTCTCCCTGGAGCAGCAGCGCCGGGCGGTGAAGGTGTCGGCCTCGGTGCTCACCTCCGACCCGTGGGAGGAGGGCTGCCAGGTGCTGCCGAACGTGAACACGCTCACCCGCAACGCCGCGCGCACGGCCTACGACCAGGCCGGGGTCGGTCCCGAGGATCTCGACCTGGTCGAGCTGCACGACTGCTTTGCTACGGCCGAGCTGGTGCACTACGACAACTTGGTGTTGTGCGCCGAAGGTGGCGCCGGCGACTTCTTCCGCTCCGGGGCGACCTGGCGCGACGGCTCGACGCCGGTCAACGTCTCCGGCGGGCTGCAGTCGAAGGGCCATCCGATCGCGGCCACCGGCATCGCCAACATCTGGGAGGTCTGCCACCACCTGCGCGGCGAGGCCGGCGACCGTCAGATCGAGGGCGCGAAGGTCGGCCTCGCCCACGTCATCGGCCTCGGCTCGGCCTGTGGGGTGCACATCTTGGAGAAGTCGGCCGCCTGA
- the dnaE gene encoding DNA polymerase III subunit alpha, translated as MGDSFTHLHVHTEFSMLDGAARLDQLVATALADGQPAIGMTDHGNMYGVLDFYKECNRHGIKPVIGTEAYMAYESRTERPARRGRIDDSGGDTEGGKKLYYHLTLLAESDQGYRNLLQLASLAFLEGYYYKPRMDWELLERYHEGLIATTGCLGGHVLQALLQGDERGALAKAGRLQEIFGKDNLFVELQDHGLAAQRETNPKLVEIAKRIGAPLLATNDSHYVNREDHEAHDALLCVQTGAMLSDPKRFKFEGHEHYLKSATEMRHLFRELPEACDNTLWIAERADVTIDFHRAVLPTFPLPDEFASDGDYLRHITFEGAKQRWGDQLSPAVLERISFELRVIADMGFSSYFLIVWDLIRHAREQGIRVGPGRGSAAGCAVAYCLRITDLDPIKYDLLFERFLNPSRSSMPDIDMDFDSRYRDEMIRYAAERYGRDHVAQIITFGTIKARNAVRDAARVLGYPYGTGDRIAKAMPPLVMGRDTSLGHCFEEHPRYADGYKAAAELRAMYATDDDVKRVVDVARGLEGLKRSDGIHAAAVVITKEPLTTYMPIQRKPEAGQDPDSAPVVTQFEMHGVEALGLLKMDFLGLRNLDVISDTVAMIRATHDAEFDIDAVTLDDPATFDLLSRGDTIGVFQLESPPMRALLRSLAPNCFEDVSAVIALYRPGPMGVNMHYDFADRKNGRQEVSYFHEDAREVLGDTFGLMIYQESMMRVAQKFAGYTLAQADNLRKACGKKVRELMAAERESFETGCEQTGYSRDLGRQLFDVIEKFADYAFNKSHAFGYGLITYQTAYLKAHYPVEYLACLLTSVKGNLDKAAVYLADARSMGIQVRNPDVNRSHVDFAPVQDERAVTFGLSAVRNVGEGLVEQLVRERAANGPYTSFYDFAERVPEQVLNKRTVESLVKAGAFDQLGCPRRGLLIAFEQIIDSTLARRRERDQGVMSLFGDLGASDDTAFSEKVEIPDVEFDKTERLRFEKEMLGLYVSDHPLLGVEGALRRKVDCSIAEALERDDGSQLVLGGVITNLARKFTKKGDQMAVCVLEDLQSTIEVTVFPRLLVDQGHKLADDVIVTLRGRLDRRDERVGFMCQDIQVLDGLRAAMPLNLRLTTASLDAGAIDRLKRILSDHPGDSSVYLHLGTGKVLRLSDSYSVDLDRAVAELRMAFGHDALML; from the coding sequence ATGGGCGACTCGTTCACCCACCTCCACGTCCACACCGAGTTCTCGATGCTGGACGGGGCGGCGCGGCTGGACCAGCTCGTCGCGACGGCGCTCGCCGACGGCCAGCCGGCGATCGGTATGACCGACCACGGCAACATGTACGGCGTCCTCGACTTCTACAAGGAGTGCAACCGGCACGGGATCAAGCCGGTGATCGGGACCGAGGCCTACATGGCCTACGAGTCGCGCACGGAGCGCCCGGCCAGGCGAGGCCGGATCGACGACTCGGGCGGCGACACCGAGGGCGGCAAGAAGCTCTACTACCACCTCACGCTGCTCGCGGAGTCCGACCAGGGGTACCGCAACCTGCTCCAGCTCGCCAGCCTCGCGTTCTTGGAGGGCTACTACTACAAGCCGCGCATGGACTGGGAGCTGCTCGAGCGGTACCACGAGGGCCTGATCGCGACCACCGGCTGCCTCGGGGGCCACGTGCTGCAGGCGCTCCTCCAGGGCGACGAGCGCGGCGCGCTGGCGAAGGCCGGGCGGCTGCAGGAGATCTTCGGCAAGGACAACCTGTTCGTCGAGCTGCAGGACCACGGTCTGGCCGCTCAGCGCGAGACGAACCCGAAGCTGGTCGAGATCGCGAAGCGCATCGGTGCCCCGCTGCTCGCGACGAACGACTCGCACTACGTGAACCGCGAAGACCACGAGGCCCACGACGCGCTCCTCTGCGTGCAGACCGGGGCGATGCTGTCCGATCCGAAGCGGTTCAAGTTCGAAGGGCACGAGCACTACCTGAAGTCGGCCACCGAGATGCGCCACCTGTTCCGCGAGCTGCCCGAGGCCTGTGACAACACGTTGTGGATCGCGGAGCGCGCCGACGTCACCATCGACTTCCACCGGGCCGTGCTGCCCACCTTCCCGTTGCCCGACGAGTTCGCCTCCGACGGCGACTACCTGCGCCACATCACGTTCGAGGGCGCCAAGCAGCGCTGGGGCGACCAGCTCTCGCCGGCGGTGCTGGAGCGCATCTCCTTTGAGCTACGGGTCATCGCCGACATGGGCTTCAGCTCTTACTTCTTGATCGTCTGGGATCTCATCCGCCACGCCCGCGAGCAGGGCATCCGGGTCGGGCCGGGACGCGGCTCGGCCGCCGGCTGCGCGGTCGCGTACTGCCTGCGAATCACCGATCTCGACCCGATCAAGTACGACCTGCTGTTCGAGCGCTTCTTGAACCCGAGCCGCTCCTCGATGCCCGACATCGACATGGACTTCGACTCGCGCTACCGCGACGAGATGATCCGCTACGCGGCCGAGCGCTACGGGCGCGACCACGTCGCCCAGATCATCACCTTCGGCACGATCAAGGCGCGCAACGCGGTGCGCGACGCCGCGCGTGTGCTCGGTTACCCGTACGGCACGGGAGACCGGATCGCGAAGGCGATGCCACCTCTCGTGATGGGGCGCGACACCTCGCTCGGCCACTGCTTCGAGGAGCACCCGAGGTACGCCGACGGGTACAAGGCTGCCGCGGAGCTACGCGCGATGTACGCCACCGACGACGACGTGAAGCGCGTCGTCGACGTGGCGCGGGGCCTGGAGGGGTTGAAGCGTTCCGACGGCATCCACGCCGCGGCGGTGGTGATCACGAAGGAGCCGCTCACCACCTACATGCCCATCCAGCGCAAGCCCGAGGCCGGACAGGACCCCGACTCGGCGCCGGTCGTCACCCAGTTCGAAATGCACGGCGTCGAGGCACTCGGGCTGCTGAAGATGGACTTCCTCGGGCTGCGCAACCTCGACGTCATCTCCGACACGGTGGCGATGATCCGCGCCACGCACGACGCCGAGTTCGACATCGACGCGGTCACCCTCGACGACCCGGCCACGTTCGACCTGCTCTCGCGCGGCGACACGATCGGGGTGTTCCAGCTCGAGTCGCCACCGATGAGGGCCCTCCTGCGCTCGCTCGCGCCGAACTGCTTCGAAGACGTGTCGGCCGTCATCGCGCTGTACCGGCCGGGGCCGATGGGCGTCAACATGCACTACGACTTCGCCGACCGCAAGAACGGCCGGCAGGAGGTGTCCTACTTCCACGAGGACGCCCGCGAGGTGCTCGGCGACACGTTCGGGCTGATGATCTACCAAGAGAGCATGATGCGGGTGGCCCAGAAGTTCGCCGGCTACACGCTCGCCCAGGCCGACAACTTGCGCAAGGCGTGCGGCAAGAAGGTGCGTGAGCTGATGGCCGCCGAGCGCGAGAGCTTCGAGACCGGCTGCGAGCAGACCGGTTACAGCCGCGATCTCGGCCGCCAGCTCTTCGACGTGATCGAGAAGTTCGCCGACTACGCGTTCAACAAGAGCCACGCGTTCGGCTACGGCCTGATCACCTATCAGACCGCTTACCTGAAGGCTCACTACCCGGTCGAGTACCTGGCCTGCCTGCTGACGAGCGTGAAGGGCAACCTCGACAAGGCTGCGGTGTACCTGGCCGACGCTCGCTCGATGGGCATCCAAGTGCGCAACCCCGACGTGAACCGATCCCACGTCGACTTCGCACCGGTGCAGGACGAGCGCGCGGTCACGTTCGGGCTGTCGGCGGTGCGCAACGTCGGCGAGGGCCTCGTCGAGCAACTCGTGCGTGAGCGTGCGGCGAACGGCCCGTACACGAGCTTCTACGACTTCGCCGAACGGGTGCCCGAGCAGGTGCTCAACAAGCGCACCGTCGAATCGCTGGTCAAGGCAGGCGCGTTCGACCAGCTCGGCTGCCCGCGGCGCGGCCTGCTGATCGCGTTCGAGCAGATCATCGACAGCACGCTCGCCCGCCGTCGCGAGCGCGACCAGGGCGTGATGAGCCTCTTCGGCGACCTCGGTGCGAGCGACGACACGGCCTTCAGCGAGAAGGTCGAGATCCCCGACGTCGAGTTCGACAAGACCGAGCGGCTGCGTTTCGAGAAGGAGATGCTCGGGCTCTACGTCAGCGATCATCCCTTGCTCGGCGTCGAAGGTGCTCTGCGCCGCAAGGTGGACTGCTCGATCGCCGAGGCGCTGGAGCGCGACGACGGCAGCCAGCTCGTGCTCGGAGGGGTGATCACCAACCTCGCCCGCAAGTTCACGAAGAAGGGCGACCAGATGGCGGTGTGCGTGCTCGAAGACCTGCAGTCCACCATCGAGGTCACCGTGTTTCCGAGGCTGCTCGTCGACCAGGGCCACAAGCTGGCCGACGACGTCATCGTCACCCTGCGCGGGCGCCTCGACCGGCGCGACGAACGGGTGGGCTTCATGTGCCAGGACATCCAGGTGCTCGATGGCCTGCGCGCGGCGATGCCGCTGAACCTGCGGCTGACCACCGCGTCGCTCGACGCCGGGGCGATCGACCGCCTGAAGCGGATCCTGTCCGACCATCCCGGGGATTCGTCGGTGTACCTGCACCTCGGGACCGGCAAGGTGCTGCGTCTGTCCGACTCCTACTCGGTCGACTTGGACCGCGCCGTGGCCGAGTTGCGGATGGCCTTCGGCCACGACGCCCTCATGCTCTGA
- a CDS encoding OB-fold domain-containing protein produces MADRIPLVDYLVLGDQPHLVANECTACGARFFDRRNACAGCFGTEFVKVDIPTEGEVKAFTIVTFAAPGVPVPFVAGVVDCGGTSVRGNIINTEADPEHVSLGMKVRLATYVLGTDDNGTEAIGFGFEPLS; encoded by the coding sequence ATGGCCGATCGCATCCCGCTCGTCGACTACCTGGTGCTCGGCGACCAGCCACATCTGGTCGCCAACGAGTGCACGGCCTGCGGCGCTCGCTTCTTCGACCGCCGTAACGCCTGTGCTGGCTGCTTTGGCACCGAGTTCGTGAAGGTCGACATCCCGACCGAGGGCGAGGTGAAGGCGTTCACGATCGTCACCTTCGCCGCACCCGGCGTGCCGGTGCCCTTCGTCGCCGGCGTCGTCGACTGCGGCGGCACGAGCGTGCGCGGCAACATCATCAACACCGAGGCCGATCCCGAGCACGTCTCGCTCGGGATGAAGGTGCGCTTGGCCACCTACGTGCTCGGCACAGACGACAACGGCACCGAGGCCATCGGCTTCGGCTTCGAACCTTTGAGCTGA
- a CDS encoding bacterial proteasome activator family protein: MEIDDTSDGLRIERGEVIPPGPAGPAGEDGTEPAGESARGETVSEPAKVMRIGSMVRQLLDEVRGSAGLDVPSRERLAEIYERSIVELASALSEDLQEELRSLALPFRDGEVPSEGELRVAQAQLVGWLEGLFHGIQATLFAQQLAARQQFDQLRQLPPGAVPGRGPETGERPGTYL, from the coding sequence ATGGAGATTGACGACACGAGCGACGGCCTGCGGATCGAGCGGGGAGAGGTGATCCCGCCCGGTCCGGCCGGCCCGGCCGGCGAGGACGGGACCGAACCCGCGGGGGAGAGCGCGCGCGGAGAGACCGTGAGCGAGCCCGCGAAGGTGATGCGCATCGGCTCGATGGTGCGCCAGTTGCTCGACGAGGTGCGCGGCTCAGCCGGTCTCGACGTGCCGAGCCGCGAGCGCCTCGCCGAGATCTACGAGCGTTCGATCGTCGAGCTGGCCTCGGCGCTGTCGGAGGACCTCCAAGAGGAGCTGCGCTCGTTGGCGCTTCCGTTCCGCGACGGCGAGGTCCCTTCCGAAGGCGAGCTGCGCGTCGCCCAGGCCCAGCTCGTCGGCTGGCTGGAGGGCCTCTTCCACGGGATCCAGGCCACCCTCTTCGCCCAACAGCTCGCCGCTCGCCAGCAGTTCGACCAGCTCCGCCAGCTGCCTCCCGGTGCCGTGCCCGGGAGAGGACCCGAGACCGGTGAGCGCCCCGGCACGTACCTCTGA